Proteins found in one Drosophila innubila isolate TH190305 chromosome X, UK_Dinn_1.0, whole genome shotgun sequence genomic segment:
- the LOC117793954 gene encoding vanin-like protein 2, producing MNLKVFRLLLLATLLVSTKQLSLRTDSSYNAGVVEFKLIESGNPSDRVSQATMEYMKIIESNATADLDILVFPEYVLNNREMATFVPHPSQNVTPCFEPDYELFLVELSCAVRARGIYVVLNVFEKELCGKDYGSKTWNPCPADGVRYFNTNVVLDRRGQVVSRYRKTHLWRGEYKKNAVLREPDMATFETDFGVTFGHFICFDMLFYEPAMRLILERNITDIIYPTYWFSELPFLSAVQLQEGWSYANDVNLLAADGSKPAGRTTGSGIYAGRNGRLTAAIFEVPTTRLLTARVPKKSRYSGKPFELATKVVPIFSAQLVTKRYTEVATFRDYNVDIFQTQLLEADFLNATQKLCHNDFCCDFQVLRRPIGSSVDYAAYRYRLAVYRGNETTFIRVDRSEQAICAIFACTTEHLLSCGRIFPAAQNVANKLYFEKIHISGVFPAAPRRLIMPSTLDGVFLPLDVAQYKFEESPPAKELKHTRIDMQLIQPKNDLLTFGIWANYFTELPTSHNLDHLQPTLGGGSTGSAGTPAPSTTDNAAPALTSASIACFLLVAFALKV from the exons ATGAACCTTAAAGTTTTTCGGCTGCTTTTGTTGGCCACACTGTTGGTTAGCACCAAACAG CTGTCGCTGCGCACGGATTCCAGTTATAATGCCGGAGTCGTGGAGTTCAAGCTTATAGAATCGGGAAACCCATCGGATCGCGTTTCGCAGGCAACAATGGAGTATATGAAAATCATCGAATCGAATGCTACCGCCGATCTGGATATTCTGGTATTCCCCGAGTATGTGTTAAATAATAGAGAGATGGCCACATTTGTGCCACATCCGTCACAGAATGTGACACCCTGTTTTGAGCCGGACTACGAATTGTTCCTGGTGGAATTATCCTGTGCCGTAAGAGCTCGAGGCATCTACGTGGTCCTCAATGTGTTCGAGAAGGAGCTTTGTGGCAAGGACTATGGCTCAAAGACTTGGAATCCTTGTCCGGCGGATGGAGTAcgttatttcaatacaaatgTGGTGCTGGACCGAAGGGGACAAGTGGTGTCCCGTTATCGCAAGACGCATTTGTGGCGCGGcgagtacaaaaaaaatgccgTACTCCGTGAACCGGATATGGCGACCTTTGAGACGGATTTTGGCGTGACCTTTGGCCACTTCATTTGCTTCGACATGCTGTTCTATGAGCCGGCCATGCGACTGATACTGGAGCGTAATATTACGGATATTATCTATCCAACATATTGGTTCTCGGAGCTACCGTTTCTGAGCGCCGTACAATTGCAGGAAGGTTGGTCCTATGCCAACGATGTGAATTTGCTGGCAGCAGATGGCAGTAAACCCGCTGGCCGTACCACCGGATCGGGCATCTATGCCGGACGTAACGGTCGCCTGACGGCCGCCATCTTTGAGGTACCGACCACACGGCTTTTGACGGCACGTGTGCCCAAGAAAAGCCGTTACAGCGGCAAACCCTTTGAACTAGCCACAAAAGTAGTGCCCATTTTCAGTGCACAATTGGTCACCAAACGGTACACGGAAGTTGCCACCTTTCGGGATTACAATGTGGACATTTTTCAGACACAACTGCTCGAGGCGGACTTTTTGAATGCCACACAAAAACTGTGTCACAATGATTTCTGTTGTGATTTTCAAGTGTTGCGTCGTCCCATCGGCAGTTCGGTCGATTATGCCGCCTATCGTTATCGCTTGGCTGTCTATCGGGGCAATGAGACGACCTTCATTCGTGTGGATCGCAGTGAGCAGGCGATTTGCGCCATCTTTGCCTGCACCACAGAGCATTTACTCAGCTGCGGACGCATTTTTCCCGCCGCTCAGAATGTGgccaataaattgtatttcgAGAAAATTCACATTTCCGGCGTATTTCCCGCTGCGCCGCGTCGTCTCATCATGCCCAGCACTTTGGATGGTGTCTTCCTGCCACTGGATGTGGCACAGTACAAGTTTGAGGAGTCGCCACCCGCCAAGGAGCTGAAGCATACTCGCATCGATATGCAACTCATACAACCCAAAAATGATCTCTTGACCTTTGGCATTTGGGCCAATTATTTCACCGAATTGCCCACCAGCCACAATTTGGATCATTTACAGCCAACGTTGGGCGGTGGTTCCACTGGTTCAGCTGGTACTCCTGCTCCCAGCACCACTGATAATGCAGCTCCTGCTCTAACCTCAGCTTCAATAGCGTGTTTCCTACTGGTTGCATTCGCACTCAAAGTTTAA
- the LOC117793958 gene encoding myosin regulatory light chain sqh: MSSRKTAGRRATTKKRAQRATSNVFAMFDQAQIAEFKEAFNMIDQNRDGFVEKEDLHDMLASLGKNPTDDYLDGMMNEAPGPINFTMFLTLFGERLQGTDPEDVIKNAFGCFDEENMGVLPEDRLRELLTTMGDRFTDEDVDEMYREAPIKNGLFDYLEFTRILKHGAKDKDEQ, translated from the exons ATGTCTTCACGCAAAACCGCCGGTCGTCGTGCCACAACCAAGAAACGCGCCCAACGTGCCACCTCCAATGTGTTCGCGATGTTCGATCAGGCGCAGATCGCCGAGTTTAAGGAGGCTTTCAACATGATCGATCAGAATCGTGATGGTTTCGTTGAGAAGGAGGATCTGCATGATATGCTCGCCTCGTTGGGTAAAAATCCCACTGATGATTATCTGGATGGCATGATGAATGAGGCGCCGGGACCAATTAATTTCACCATGTTCCTAACGCTCTTCGGTGAGCGTCTCCAGGGCACCGATCCCGAGGATGTCATCAAGAATGCCTTTGGATGTTTCGATGAGGAGAATATGGGCGTACTGCCCGAGGATAGACTCCGGGAGCTACTCACCACAATGGGAGATCGGTTCACAGATGAAGAT gTGGATGAGATGTACCGTGAGGCGCCCATCAAGAACGGTCTATTTGATTATCTGGAATTCACACGCATTCTCAAGCACGGTGCCAAGGACAAGGATGAGCAATGA
- the LOC117793957 gene encoding UDP-xylose and UDP-N-acetylglucosamine transporter-like has translation MAFNLKACLAMICVFLGCCSNVVFLELIIKIDPGAGNLITFLQFLFIALEGLIFTSKFFTVKPKIAMKDYVMLVVLFFGANVCNNYAFNFNIPMPLHMIFRSGSLMANMIMGIILLKKRYNLRQYSSVGMITAGIILCTLMSSGDVKDNTHHSLKVETSFSDSFWWCVGIALLAIALLVTAYMGIYQEVIFKRHGKHPNEALFYTHMLPLPGFLVMASNIAQHWSIAVASESVSLPVPGLNWSLSFPLMFFYLLCNVITQYVCISSVYVLTTECASLTVTLVVTLRKFVSLLFSIIYFRNPFTLSHWLGTVLVFFGTILFADVLNQLLDVYRIRCQRRFDTAPTSAEYSRL, from the coding sequence ATGGCATTCAATCTAAAGGCTTGCCTGGCCATGATCTGTGTCTTTTTGGGATGCTGCAGCAATGTCGTCTTTTTGGAACTCATCATTAAGATTGATCCCGGTGCGGGAAATCTAATAACCTTTCTACAGTTCCTATTTATTGCGCTGGAGGGTCTGATCTTCACCTCGAAATTCTTCACGGTCAAGCCGAAGATTGCGATGAAGGATTATGTGATGCTTGTGGTGCTTTTCTTTGGCGCCAATGTGTGCAACAATTATGCCTTCAACTTTAATATTCCCATGCCGCTGCACATGATCTTTCGCAGTGGTTCCTTAATGGCCAACATGATCATGGGCATTATACTGCTCAAGAAACGCTACAATCTGCGGCAGTATAGTTCGGTGGGCATGATCACAGCTGGCATAATACTCTGCACTCTGATGTCCAGTGGCGATGTCAAGGACAACACACATCACTCACTCAAGGTGGAGACTTCCTTCTCGGATTCCTTCTGGTGGTGTGTGGGCATTGCTCTGCTGGCGATTGCGCTGCTTGTTACCGCCTACATGGGCATCTACCAGGAGGTGATCTTCAAGCGACACGGCAAGCATCCCAATGAGGCGCTCTTCTACACTCACATGTTGCCGCTGCCCGGATTCCTGGTGATGGCCAGCAACATTGCTCAGCACTGGAGCATTGCTGTCGCCTCGGAGAGTGTTTCCTTGCCTGTGCCTGGCCTGAATTGGTCCCTCTCCTTTCCGCTGATGTTCTTCTATCTGCTGTGCAATGTCATCACTCAATATGTGTGCATCAGTTCCGTCTATGTGCTGACTACGGAGTGTGCCTCGCTGACAGTTACCCTGGTGGTGACTCTGCGCAAGTTCGTCTCGCTGCTCTTCTCCATCATCTACTTCCGGAATCCGTTCACTCTCAGCCACTGGCTGGGCACCGTTCTCGTCTTCTTTGGCACCATACTCTTCGCGGATGTGCTGAATCAGCTGTTGGATGTCTACAGAATACGCTGCCAAAGACGCTTTGATACCGCTCCGACAAGCGCTGAATACAGTCGATTATAG
- the LOC117793956 gene encoding UDP-xylose and UDP-N-acetylglucosamine transporter-like, producing MALNMKALLAMICVFVGCCSNVVFLELIIKIDPGAGNLITFLQFLFIALEGLIFTSKFFTVKPKIAMKDYVMLVVLFFGANVCNNYAFNFNIAMPLHMIFRSGSLMANMIMGIILLKKRYNFRQYSSVAMITAGIIVCTLVSSGNVKDNTHHSLKVDTVYSDFFWWGVGIALLTIALLVTAYMGIYQEVIYKRYGKHPNEALFFTHMLPLPGFLVMASNIAQHWSIAVSSEAVSVPVPGLNWSISFPLILFYLLCNVITQYVCISAVYVLTTECASLTVTLVVTLRKFVSLLFSIIYFRNPFTLSHWLGTVLVFFGTILFANVINQVKDAYQARAQRQLASDKEKTKLKTG from the coding sequence ATGGCTTTAAATATGAAGGCTCTGCTGGCCATGATCTGTGTCTTTGTGGGATGCTGCAGCAATGTCGTCTTTTTGGAACTCATCATTAAGATTGATCCTGGTGCGGGAAATCTAATAACCTTTCTACAGTTCCTATTTATTGCGCTGGAGGGTCTGATCTTCACCTCGAAATTCTTCACGGTCAAGCCGAAGATTGCGATGAAGGATTATGTGATGCTTGTGGTGCTTTTCTTTGGCGCCAATGTGTGCAACAATTATGCCTTCAACTTCAACATTGCAATGCCGCTGCACATGATCTTTCGCAGTGGTTCCTTAATGGCCAACATGATCATGGGCATTATACTGCTCAAGAAACGCTACAATTTCCGGCAGTACAGCTCTGTGGCCATGATCACGGCGGGAATTATAGTCTGCACCTTGGTGTCCAGTGGCAATGTCAAGGATAACACACATCACTCACTCAAGGTGGACACCGTGTACTCGGACTTCTTCTGGTGGGGCGTTGGCATTGCTCTGCTCACAATTGCACTGCTCGTTACCGCCTACATGGGCATCTACCAGGAGGTGATCTACAAGCGCTATGGCAAGCATCCCAATGAGGCGCTCTTCTTCACACACATGTTGCCGCTGCCCGGATTCCTGGTGATGGCCAGCAACATTGCTCAGCACTGGAGCATTGCTGTCAGCTCCGAGGCGGTGTCTGTTCCCGTGCCTGGCCTGAACTGGTCCATCTCCTTTCCCTTGATACTCTTCTATCTGCTGTGCAATGTCATCACTCAATATGTGTGCATCAGTGCGGTTTATGTGCTGACTACGGAGTGTGCCTCCTTAACAGTTACCCTGGTGGTGACTCTACGCAAGTTCGTCTCGCTGCTCTTCTCCATCATCTACTTCCGGAATCCGTTCACTCTCAGCCACTGGCTGGGCACCGTTCTCGTCTTCTTTGGCACCATACTGTTTGCCAATGTGATTAATCAGGTGAAGGATGCTTATCAGGCGCGAGCTCAACGGCAATTGGCGAGCGATAAGGAGAAGACAAAGCTTAAGACTGGCTAA